A region of the Vibrio tubiashii genome:
CAAATACAACCTCGCGACGACTTTGCATGATAAGCCAATCAGTTTAAAGGGCAGTAAAGGTAACGTTTGGTCGCCGCGTAACTATGATCGTAAGTTTCGTGGTGATGTTCCGCTATATATTGCCTTAGCCAAGTCATTAAATGTGCCAACCGTTGAACTAGGGATGCAAGTAGGCATACCTAGCGTGGTTAAAACCTTAGAAAAGCTCGGTGTGGATAAAAATGAAATTCGCCCTGTACCGTCGATGTTCCTTGGCTCATTCACGCTGACGCCCTTCCAAGTGGCACAGATGTATCAAACCCTGACCAACTCAGGTAAGCAGGCTAGGTTGTCCGCGCTCCGTTCAGTCATCGATTTAGACGGTAATGTATTGTATCAGTCACTGCCAAGAGTTTCGCAAACCGTTGATCAGCAAGCGGCATGGCTGACGACTTATGCGATGAAACGTGGGGTGCTTGAAGGGACGGGCCGTTATCTTAATAGCCAATTTGGCTGGGCTGCACTAGCTGGTAAAACAGGCACCAGTAACGATACGCGTGACAGCTGGTTTGTTGGCGTTGATGGGCGCGAGGTGACAACCATCTGGTTAGGTCGAGATGACAATAAGCCGACTAAGCTGACAGGCTCTAGTGGCGCATTGAGAGTCTACGCTGAGTATCTAAAGCATCGAATTCCAGAGAAATTAACCCTGCCTTGGCCGCAAGGTGTCAGCACTTTAGGTTTTGCGAAAACGGCGCGGGGTAGTTTAGATCTAGATTGTTCTAATCAGTTTAAATTACCTGTGTGGGATGTTGGCGACAGTCTGAAAAAACAGTGCGAGAATCAACCCAAACAATGGATAAAAGAATTATTTAGTTGGTAGTAATCATTGTGTTGAATATTAATACTTTACGGCGATAACGTCTGACAGTATAAACACCATATAAGCCCCAGAAAGGAACTCTAATTGTGAGAAAACTCGTTGGCTTCCTAGCATGTGTCATCGGAAGTGTTGCATTTAGTGCGGTCGCTCAGCCTGAGACGGAACAAGAAGTCAGACCTAAAGTCGCCCTTGTTTTAGCGGGTGGTGGCGCTAAAGGTGCCGCGCATATCGGCGTATTAAAAGCACTGGAAGAGCTAAGAGTTCCTGTCGATATCGTCACGGGCACGAGCATGGGATCATACGTTGGTGGTTTATACGCAACAGGTATGAGTGCCGACGAAATCGAGTCCTTTATTGATACCGTCGACTGGAATAGTGGTTACCGCGATCGGGTTGATCGCAGTCAACGCAAAGTTCAAGACAAAGAGTACGAAGACAGGTACCAACTCACCACCGATCTTGGCTTAAGCTGGGGGGAGATTCGCGGTAAACGAGGCATAGTGCAAGGCCAGGGCATGCTTAAACTTTTGCGCGAAACCGCAGGTAATTTGCCTCCTTTTGAATCCTTTGATCAACTCGCTATTCCTTATCGTTCAGTGGCGACAGACATCATTGAGCTAGAGCCAGTTGTTATTGATCATGGCTATTTGGTGGATGCCATGATGGCGAGTATGTCTGTGCCGGGTGCACTACCACCGTATGAGCTTGATGGACGCTTACTTGTTGATGGTGGTGTCACCAACAACATGCCGGTCGACATTGCGCGAGATCTTGGTGCTGATGTTGTTATTGCGGTGGATATCAGTACAGCGTACAAAGATAAAGAAGACTTTACCACGCTGTTTACCGTTGCCGATCAACTCTCCAATTATCTAGTCCGTAATACGACCAATCAGCAAGCTGAACTACTCACCGAGCAAGACTTATACTTACGCCCTGAAGTGGGCGATATGGAAACGACTGAATTTGCCAAAATGCCTGAAGCATTCAATAAAGGCTATCAGGTCACCATGGAGAATAAAGAGCTCCTCAAGCAATACAGCCTCTCTTCAGCGCAATATCAACAGTATGTTGACCATAAAGAAGAGGCACGCCGTAAGCTGCGATATGGAGACGAAATTACCGTCCAGAACGTTGTGATCAACAACAATACTCACTATGCCGATGAGCTGCTGGAACAAAGGTTAAATTTAGAATCAGGCAATAAGTACAGCCTGTCTGAGGTCGAGCAAAGCGTTCAAGACTTGTATGCTTTAGATCGTTTTGAGCTTATTAAGTACCGTTATGATGTCGTTGAAGGTCAAGATACGCTGATTGTTGATGTTAATGAGAAATCATGGGGCCCTAACTACGTTAATTTTCGCTTCTTTTTGGAAGATGACTTTAGTACCGATAGCCAGTATTCACTTGGCCTTTCAAGTAACTTTACTGACCTCAATGATTATGGTGCAGAGTTAAGAACCAATTTTGAAATTGGTACTGATAAGTTATTTCAGGCTGAGCTGTATACGCCATTTTTCTCAAGCCAGAAAGCTTTTACAACTTTTGGGATTACCTTCAACAGTGAAAAGCGAAATGTGCCGGATTCAGGTTTCGAAGACACAACGTTAGATGCCACCAAAAACTATTTCCCTTTAACCTACAACGAGTGGGTTGCAGAGTGGGCGCTTGGCTATCAAGACACGCTATGGCGGCGCTTTAAAGTTGGTGCAAGATATGTTGATGGTGAAGGAGAGTTGTCGACCCTGCCGTCTTATTTGGACTTAGACTTTAAACGCTTAGGTGTCTTTGCGAATTATCGAATAGACACTTTAGATAACTACAGCTTACCGCGTAAAGGATTCTATCTTAACCTCGATTATTTAATTTCACATGATGAAAGTGTTGGCGGAACGGTCGAAACAGAGAGAGTCTACGAGGAAGATACCGCCTATGAATTTGGCGCTAAGATGATCGCTGCGCATACATTTTCTCGCCATACTTTGGTCGCAAATGTTGACCTTGGTTTTGTAAACAATAAAAACTCATCTGTCCCAATTGATCCTAAAGAAATTGGTGGTTTTCTAAATTTATCGGGCATTCCACGTAACAGTCTGATTGGACAGAATAAAGTATTTGGTAGCCTTGTTTATCGCTATCGTTGGTTTGACAATGACTTTGGATTGTTTACTTCACCATTCTATATTGGAGGTTCCTTAGAATATGGCGGTGTTTGGTCTGATCCAGATCTTGGTATTGACGATGCGCCTTTGTATGCCGCTGGCTCAGTGTTCGCGGGGGTGGATTCTCCGATAGGACCAATAATGTTTGGTTACGGCCGTACTGAGCAGAACTTTGATTCTGTTTACCTAATTATTGGCACTACATTTAAGTAACCACTTTCTCATTTAATATCACCATATCCTATTCTCAATGAGTAGGATATGGGCTGAATTGACATGAAAAATCATAGAACTTTAGTCTTAAGTTGCTATGTTGGTCAAAATGATGAGATTTTAATTTAACGTTAAATTTGCTATTCTACCGCCCACAGTTTGGCCTCTCTGGCACTGTTTATCAGTCAGCATTGAATGAAAAATATGGCAAGGAGAGCCAAGTTTCCAAGGATGTTCACTCCCTTATTCTTTGAATAAATAGCATAAGAGGGAGGAACCGCAATGAGAGGAAAAAGTCGTGCTTGAAGCCTACCGTAAACACGTCGAAGAGCGTGCTGCTGAAGGAGTTGTTCCTAAACCACTAGATGCTGAGCAAGTTGCCGGCCTAGTTGAACTTCTTAAAACCCCACCTCAAGGTGAAGAAGCATTTATTCTTGACCTACTAGAGAATCGTATCCCACCAGGTGTTGATGAAGCTGCTTACGTTAAAGCAGGTTTCCTAACGGCTGTGACTAAAGGTGAAGTGGACTCGCCGCTTGTCAGCCGTGAAAAAGCAGCAGAATTGCTTGGCACCATGCAGGGCGGTTACAACATCGCTCCATTGGTTGATTTGCTAGATGATGACGCACTCGCGTCAATCGCTGTTAAAGCACTTTCACACACGCTACTGATGTTTGATGCTTTCTACGATGTAGAAGAGAAAGCAAAAGCAGGTAACACATACGCACAGCAAGTTCTTCAGTCATGGGCTGATGCTGAGTGGTTTACCTCGAAAGAAAAAGTAGCTGAAAAAATCACCGTTAAAGTATTTAAAGTTACTGGTGAAACAAACACCGATGACTTATCTCCAGCACCAGATGCTTGGTCTCGCCCAGACATTCCAGTTCACGCTAAAGCGATGCTGAAAATGGAACGTGATGGTATCAACCCAGACGAGCCAGGAAGCGTTGGTCCTATCAAACAAATCGAAGAGCTACAAAAAGATGGTATCCCACTTGCGTATGTGGGTGACGTTGTTGGTACCGGTTCTTCACGTAAATCAGCGACTAACTCAGTGCTTTGGTTCATGGGTGAAGATATCCCATTTGTACCAAACAAGCGTACTGGTGGTATCTGTTTAGGTGGCAAGATTGCGCCAATCTTCTACAACACAATGGAAGACTCAGGTGCACTACCAATCGAGCTAAACGTTCAAGACATGAACATGGGTGATGTAATTGATATCTACCCATATGAAGGTGTAGTGCGTAAAGACGGCGCTGAGATTTCGAACTTCGAACTGAGCAAAGTATTGCTTGATGAAGTACGCGCTGGTGGCCGTATTCCACTGATCATCGGTCGTGGCTTAACAAGCCGTGCTCGTACATCTCTTGGTCTAGAAGAAACGGATCTGTTTGCTAAGCCAATTGATCCATCTGCATCTAACAAGGGTTACACACTGGCTCAGAAGATGGTCGGTAAAGCTTGTGGCGTTGAAGGTGTTCGCGCTGGTCAATACTGCGAACCTAAGATGACAACAGTAGGTTCTCAGGATACGACTGGCCCTATGACGCGTGATGAGCTAAAAGACCTTGCGTGTCTTGGCTTCTCAGCAGACTTAGTGATGCAATCATTCTGTCACACATCTGCTTATCCGAAACCAGTAGACGTAAACACTCACCACACGCTACCTGACTTCATCATGAACCGTGGCGGTGTGTCACTGCGTCCTGGTGATGGTGTAATCCACTCATGGCTAAACCGTATGCTTCTTCCTGATACAGTAGGTACAGGTGGTGACTCGCATACTCGTTTCCCATTAGGTATTTCATTCCCAGCAGGTTCTGGTCTTGTGGCATTCGCAGCTGCAACAGGTGTTATGCCACTTGATATGCCAGAGTCAATCTTGGTCCGCTTCAAAGGTGAAATGCAACCAGGTATCACATTGCGTGATTTAGTCCATGCGATTCCTTACTACGCAATTCAACAAGGTCTATTGACGGTTGAGAAAGCGGGTAAGATCAACGAATTCTCTGGCCGCGTACTTGAAATTGAAGGTGTTGAGCACCTAACGGTTGAGCAGGCGTTTGAGCTTTCAGATGCGTCAGCAGAGCGTTCAGCAGCTGGCTGTACCGTGAAACTCTCTCAAGAGTCGATCGAAGAGTACCTAAACTCGAACATCACTATGCTTAAGTGGATGATCTCGGAAGGTTACGGTGACCGCCGTACTATCGAGCGCCGCATTACAGCGATGGAAGAGTGGCTAGCTAACCCTGAATTGATGGAAGCGGATGCCGACGCAGAGTACGCTCACGTAATTGAAATCGACTTGGCTGACATCGATCAACCGATTCTATGTGCACCAAATGACCCAGATGATGCTCGCCTTCTATCTGAAGTTCAGGGCACTAACATCGACGAAGTGTTCATCGGTTCATGTATGACTAACATTGGTCACTTCCGTGCGGCCGGTAAACTGCTAGAGCAATTTGGTGGCCAGTTAGATACTCGACTATGGGTTGCGCCACCAACCAAGATGGACCGTGATCAGCTAACCGAAGAAGGATACTACGGCATTTACGGCCGTGCGGGTGTTCGTATCGAAACTCCGGGCTGTTCGCTATGTATGGGTAACCAAGCACGTGTGGCAGATAAAGCGACAGTCATGTCTACCTCTACACGTAACTTCCCTAACCGTTTAGGTACAGGTGCGAACGTATACCTATCTTCAGCAGAGCTAGCAGCTGTAGGTGCAATTCTAGGTAAGATTCCAACTAAGGAAGAGTACTTAGAGTACGCTAAGCAGATCGATGCGACAGCAGCAGATACCTACCGTTACTTGAACTTCCATAAGATGGAAGATTACACCAAGAAGGCGGATGAGGTTATCTTTCAAGAGCCTGCATAAGTAGCTCTGGAACATTGAATAGCTGATAAAGCGCCCACCTTAAGGTGGGCGCTTTTTTTTAGACAAAGGAACGGACTTCGTCCTATGGAGAGCGGGAGCGCTTCGCTCTAGATGCGAGAGTATTAGTATCTATTTTAATTCTGTCATTCCCTAGACTGACGAAGGATGGAGTAGGGAATCTCAATTAGCTATCTACTAGCTTGAGGAGATCCCCAACTCTCTCGTTCCTCGCTCTTGAGGATGACAAGGTCGATTATTTGAAACAAAAATGGTTGAGGCAAAACCCCTACCTTGAAAATTTCCC
Encoded here:
- a CDS encoding patatin-like phospholipase family protein encodes the protein MRKLVGFLACVIGSVAFSAVAQPETEQEVRPKVALVLAGGGAKGAAHIGVLKALEELRVPVDIVTGTSMGSYVGGLYATGMSADEIESFIDTVDWNSGYRDRVDRSQRKVQDKEYEDRYQLTTDLGLSWGEIRGKRGIVQGQGMLKLLRETAGNLPPFESFDQLAIPYRSVATDIIELEPVVIDHGYLVDAMMASMSVPGALPPYELDGRLLVDGGVTNNMPVDIARDLGADVVIAVDISTAYKDKEDFTTLFTVADQLSNYLVRNTTNQQAELLTEQDLYLRPEVGDMETTEFAKMPEAFNKGYQVTMENKELLKQYSLSSAQYQQYVDHKEEARRKLRYGDEITVQNVVINNNTHYADELLEQRLNLESGNKYSLSEVEQSVQDLYALDRFELIKYRYDVVEGQDTLIVDVNEKSWGPNYVNFRFFLEDDFSTDSQYSLGLSSNFTDLNDYGAELRTNFEIGTDKLFQAELYTPFFSSQKAFTTFGITFNSEKRNVPDSGFEDTTLDATKNYFPLTYNEWVAEWALGYQDTLWRRFKVGARYVDGEGELSTLPSYLDLDFKRLGVFANYRIDTLDNYSLPRKGFYLNLDYLISHDESVGGTVETERVYEEDTAYEFGAKMIAAHTFSRHTLVANVDLGFVNNKNSSVPIDPKEIGGFLNLSGIPRNSLIGQNKVFGSLVYRYRWFDNDFGLFTSPFYIGGSLEYGGVWSDPDLGIDDAPLYAAGSVFAGVDSPIGPIMFGYGRTEQNFDSVYLIIGTTFK
- the acnB gene encoding bifunctional aconitate hydratase 2/2-methylisocitrate dehydratase, producing MLEAYRKHVEERAAEGVVPKPLDAEQVAGLVELLKTPPQGEEAFILDLLENRIPPGVDEAAYVKAGFLTAVTKGEVDSPLVSREKAAELLGTMQGGYNIAPLVDLLDDDALASIAVKALSHTLLMFDAFYDVEEKAKAGNTYAQQVLQSWADAEWFTSKEKVAEKITVKVFKVTGETNTDDLSPAPDAWSRPDIPVHAKAMLKMERDGINPDEPGSVGPIKQIEELQKDGIPLAYVGDVVGTGSSRKSATNSVLWFMGEDIPFVPNKRTGGICLGGKIAPIFYNTMEDSGALPIELNVQDMNMGDVIDIYPYEGVVRKDGAEISNFELSKVLLDEVRAGGRIPLIIGRGLTSRARTSLGLEETDLFAKPIDPSASNKGYTLAQKMVGKACGVEGVRAGQYCEPKMTTVGSQDTTGPMTRDELKDLACLGFSADLVMQSFCHTSAYPKPVDVNTHHTLPDFIMNRGGVSLRPGDGVIHSWLNRMLLPDTVGTGGDSHTRFPLGISFPAGSGLVAFAAATGVMPLDMPESILVRFKGEMQPGITLRDLVHAIPYYAIQQGLLTVEKAGKINEFSGRVLEIEGVEHLTVEQAFELSDASAERSAAGCTVKLSQESIEEYLNSNITMLKWMISEGYGDRRTIERRITAMEEWLANPELMEADADAEYAHVIEIDLADIDQPILCAPNDPDDARLLSEVQGTNIDEVFIGSCMTNIGHFRAAGKLLEQFGGQLDTRLWVAPPTKMDRDQLTEEGYYGIYGRAGVRIETPGCSLCMGNQARVADKATVMSTSTRNFPNRLGTGANVYLSSAELAAVGAILGKIPTKEEYLEYAKQIDATAADTYRYLNFHKMEDYTKKADEVIFQEPA